In Pirellulaceae bacterium, the sequence ACTTAAGTGCTCGAAATCGATGTGCAGTTCGTAGCCTTCGGGGACTTCATCCAGGGCGGATGCCAGGAAAGGCAAGCGGATGAAGGTGGCAGCGCCCTGCAAACGTAGCGTGGATTTCTCGTTTGCTGGATCTGTTTTGAGATCAGTTGATAGACGAGAAAATGTGTGAAGCAGTTTTACTGCCGCTAGCGCAATTCCCGTCAAGACACCCGTGAGCAGATCGGTACATACGATTGTGCCGAGCGTTGCAAAGTAAATTCCGACTTCACCCCAACCGCATTTTCGTAGATCTCGAATCGCTTTAAAGTTGATTAGCTTGTAGCCCGTATAGACCAACATCGCAGCCAGGGTTGCCGTGGGAATCATTCTTAGCACAAAAGCCAGTAGCGAAACAAATACGAGTAACCAGACGCCGTGCAGGATAGCTGATAATCTCGTTCGCCCTCCGGCATCAACATTGGCTGAGCTTCGCACGATGACGCCTGTCATCGGTAACGCGCCCAAGAAGCCGCAGATCATGTTGCCGATGCCTTGAGCAGCCAACTCACGGTCATATTTTGTGCGGCAGATGGTTTGCATTTGATCTACCGCGGTGGCGCAGAGCAGGGTTTCCGCACTGGCGACGATCGCCAGCACGATACCGGCCTGCAAGATGACGCTGAAGGGAACGGACTGGATGACGACCAGCGAAGGGAAATGGATTTCACTCCATAGGTTGTCCGGCACTTCTACGTAGAGCACGGGCAGTACCAGGAATACGGTGAGTGCTGTGGCGATCACGACTGCCACCAACGGAGCAGGAATGAGCTTGAATTTTTCAGGAATGCAGGCTTTCCAGAGTATCAACAAACAAATCGTGAGCATGCCGATCTTCGCCGCCCAGTCATGATTCTTAAGTTGGGTCAGTACATTTTCCAAGCTAAGTTGAATCTGTTTTTGCGTTGTACGAATCTTTTCAGCACTGCCGGCCGCTAGCTCACTCGTCGAGATCTGCATCTGCTTCAGCGACTCACGAGTTGCTTTACTTAATTGTTCAGGATTGCGGACGGAGTTCAGGATGTTGGTCGATTCAATCTGTTTGATGAGTTTGTTGAGTTGATCTGTTAGTTTTTGCTGTGTTGCAGCAAGCGGTTCAAGTTGCTTTATGTCAGCTGATACAGGGGCTGAATCATGATCCGTGGTTGCACTCGTCCCAGCTTCTTCCGGACTGATTGGAATTCGTTCTGAAATCCGTTCCCGAAGCTGGACTTGTTGCTCATGTAACGACCCAAATTCTTGTAAAAGATCTCGTCGTACGGTTCGTTCCTCGACAGAACCAAGCTCCGGTATCGGCAGCCCTTTTTTGATCGCGGACGGTATCGACAATAGGTTTTGAAGGCCGCTCCCTTTGGGCGCATCGTCAACCATGACATGGAACTGACTCGCCAGAATCAAAACGCCAATACCGGCTAGCATCCCATGGATGACCGCCGGGGAAACCGCTCGAAACCAGCGACCATATCGGAGCAAACCGGCGATTAGTTGGAGCAAACCACCGACTAAGACGGCAAGACCAAGAACCTCGTAGCCATGTTCTTTGACTAATTCGTAAACGATCACAGTAAGTCCGGCAGCGGGTCCGCTCACTTGTAATGGTGCGCCTGCTAGTAAGCCGACAACAATGCCACCGACGATACCGGTGATGAGTCCGGCAGCCACCGGGACACCTGATGCAATCGCGATGCCCATGCAGAGTGGTAAGGCGACCAGAAAGACAACGATTGAGGCCAATAAATCCTGCTTGGGGGCGGAAAACATGCCAGTATCAGCAGTTGGCGTGGGTTGCGAAGTTTCGGGGGAAGTTTTTGAGTCGCCTGTCATGCTCTTTATCCTTAGTTTCCGTCAAACAGATGCTCCGTTGCTCTGACGAACTACGGCGCGAAAGGGTCGGTCGGAGTTCAACGTTCAACTTAGTTTGATGGGGAGGAAGCTACCTTCTTCGGTTTGATAACTGCTGATTTGGCCCGTTTCGAACTCGTAAACCCAGCCGTGCAAGCCTAATTCTTCTCGCTCGATGGCCGCAGCTACTGAGGGATGAGTACGCAGGTTCTCAAGTTGAACCAGCACATTTTCTTCCACGGTTGCCGACAATCGGGCTGCCGGGTCAGTGATTTGAGCATGATTTGTTTCCATCATCTCAAGCGTGGATTCCGCGTGCTTGAGCCAGGAACGGACGGCAGGGAGTTGCTGCAGTTGTTCTTGATGGAGCAAGCCGTTCATCGCTCCGCAATGAGAATGGCCACAAATGACGATGTCTTTGACTCCCAGTACGCTGACTGCATATTCAATGGTGGCAGCTTCGCCGCTGTCGCCCAAACCATATCGAGGAACGAGGTTGCCAGCGTTTCTCAAAATAAACAATTCACCTGGCTCGGTCTGAGTCACTAGATTCGGATCGATGCGAGAATCCGAACAAGTAATGAATAAGGCTAAGGGATTTTGCCCTCTTACCAGATCCGTAAATAGACCTTGCTTGGTGACAAAAACTTCTTTTTGAAACTTGTCCATGCCCGCGATAAGTTTTTGCATGATGGAAACACTTCCAATCTTTGAGTCTTTTGATTTCAGTCGATGGTTTGTTCAAAACAAACTGACGATAACGGACGTTTGGCGAGACTATCGGCCGGGCGCATTTGCCAGAATTGACCGTAGTAATGGAGACTTGCTAGGTGTTAGCATATGCACCCATCGCGAGACAGTTAAACTAAACCACCAATGGCGCAAGACAGCCGTTCGAATATCGATGGCCCGTAGGGTGGAGTAGATTTGATAGATGCTGGAGAGGTTGTTGACTCAGTGCGGGACGCTGTCTGCCTTGTGGCGGACGCTCCTTAAGGTACCAGGCTCGTCGTGGGCGGCTGGCATGAAATTCTTCAGAAATCACTTCCGCTTCCAGTGGTTCAGAACTGCTCAATGAAGGGATTTCTGACACTGGTATGAAAGCAAACAGACTGAGGCAAAGGGCACCCATCAGCTGAAATGATCGGTGGATCGGACTCATGTGCAATCAAGATTTCCAAAAACAACGTTGTTCAACCACATCTTCTCTCCAGTTCACAACCGTACGAAAGACCGGAAAGTACGAAACGCTGCGACAAATTACAAGTTTATTCGCGCTGGATTAATATAGGTTACCAGGAGGCAAAATGACAAGGTATCGATTGTTGCTAAGTCAAAACGCAAGCAAAATGTCCGCCAACGAAGCGGCTAAGCTTTTGGCCCTGAGATTTTAAAGTCTCTTGACCACCGCGTTTTGTACGGCTACTCGGCGAACGTTGCCATGAACTGCATGCACTTATTCATTTGGGGCAGGGGGTGAGTTTTTGTCCAGCCCGCACGTCTTCATTGTATCTTCATATTGAAGCAAACGCGGATGCAGGTTCGGAATGGCTGTCAACATGTGAACGGCTGGTCGTACGCAGTTATTGCGCCGAAGCTTCTTTGAGCAAATAGCACGATGTCGTGGTGAAATCGGTGAAAGGAGGTGAACTGGCAGCCAAGAAAATCAAATTCAACGCGCTGGTCGTGCTAGCATACTTGCGATTGATCGGCTGTTTGACAATTGGCCTGAAACTCGCAACAGGCCGGTTGGTTACGAAGCAGCTTTTCAGCGTTCGTGTTTCCCGTCGTTGCCGTATTTTGGAATGGTCGCTGGATTACTTTAAATGGCGCACTAATGAGCGTTGTCGTGAAGCCTTGGGGCAAGCGGATGCCGTTCGGAATCTAGCGGCGAGAGTTCGCGACCGTCTTTGGCTCGTTCTTGTTCTTCGGCACCGTAAAAGTGGAAAGCTGGGCGCTGCCGAAAAGATTTAGTCTTTTTGCGGAAAGCACCGAATGTTTTGCCGTGTTCGATGCTGGCAAGTTGTATGGATTAAGCTTTTTTTGGCGAGGATCAAGTCGGTAGAGGTTGTATCAAAGAATTGATTTGCTCGTGTCGTGATAGCACCGGAATAGGTTGAATCTTAATGTTTAATCCTATTAGGACTCGCCGATGTTTGATTTGCAACGCCTTTTCGAAGGTTACATCGGAACTCTGCTCGGCGAACAGCACTTAGCAGCAGTACATTTTTACCCAGCAGGCCTAAATTTGCCGGAGTCATATCATGGATCGATATGGGTGCAGTCGAGCGCTACTGATCTTGTTGTTTTCGACGTTTGTGTCGAGTCATTCGATAAGTAGTGAACTCGGTTTTTCAGGTGAGTTTGATGATTCGCCAGCAGAGACAATGACCGTTTCAAAAACCTCTTTTGATCATTTGCTGCGACGTCTTGACGAGTTGGAAGCAACTGTCCTCGAAGACAAGGTTGCTGAGGAAGCTTGCCAGGAAGTCAAGATTATTAGCAAGCCCACGCAGAAGTGGTTTGGACGTCTGCATCTCGACTATTGGGGTTTCCCCAATGAGTCACCCTTGGCGAACGAGTTAGAGACAGGGGATCCGAATACACAGCCTGGCGACTTCATTGGTTTCCGCCGCCTGAGATTTGGTGTGTCGGGCAAGGTCAATGAGACCATGAGATACAAAATTGAAATGGAGTGGGCGGTTCCTAGTGAGCCGACGATGAAGGATGCTTTTTTCGGATGGACCGAGTTGCCATTTTTGCAAACAGTTTTGCTCGGTAATCAAAAACGACCTTATGGATTGGATACGTTGAACTCCAGTCGTTACAACGTCTTTATGGAACGTCCTTTTGTCGTTGAAGCGTACAACCAAGATGCTCGACGGATTGGTCTTCAGTCCTACGGCGTGTCGGAAAACGAGCGTTGGAATTGGCGATACGGTACGTTCTTGATGGATGATCTTCAAGGCTTAGGTCATCAACGAACTAACAACTACCAGCCGGAAGTTGCCGCGCGTCTAGCGAACACGATTTGGTATGACGAAGTTTCCGGTGGCCGTGGATACGCTCATTGGGCCATTTCGGGTGCAGCCTGCTTTCCGGGTGGAGGCGATGATGGGCGATTTCGCACACGACCTGAAGCTCGAAGTAAGAACCGTTGGCTTGATACGGGTAATTTTAATGCCAACAGTTACCAACTATGTGGCCTCGAGGGTGTAGGCAACTTCGGTTCGCTTTCCGTCGTCGGTGAGTATATGTTTTCCCAAGCTCAGCGGTTCAATCAAGCGGACGTTAATTTCGGTGGTGGATACGTCTACGTCGCCTACTGGCTGACCGGTGAATATACGCCCTGGGATCGACGGACTGGATGTATTGGTCGCACGAAACCCCTCGAGAACTTTTTCTTGGTTCGTAACTGTGACGGTGGCTGCAGTTGTGGATGGGGAGCATGGCAGATCGCTGGACGTTACTCGTATGGTGATTACACGGATGAGAACGTATTGGGCGGGATCGGTGAAAGCTTCACCTTTGGCTTGAATTGGTGGTGGAATCCTAACGCTCGGATGCAGTTTAACTACCTCAATGGTCAAATCAGTGACCGACTCGTTGCCGGTGACGCTGGGGACTACAACATCTTCGGTGCTCGTTTCATGGTCGATTTCTAGACCGGATTACAGGAGGCTCGTCCTTCCGAGGCGGCCATTACCGCTAGAGATATTCAGCCAGAAAAAGGTTAAATTCATTAAGAGGCTTAACGATGAAAAATATTTCTCGCCTGATCCCTGTGATCCTATTGCTTTGTTTCGTCACGTCCATTTGGGCGGGTAAGCATGCAAGCAACAACCCCTGTTGTTGCAAGACGGAGTGTCCACGCTGCGATCACGTTTGTGAGCTCTCTGTCGATTTAGAGGACGTAGCGAAGAACTGTTATTGCGTCGAGGAGAAAGCCGTCTGTATTCCTCGTATCGTGTTCCCGTGGCAGAAAAGGGCTTGCTGTGGAAGCCCCAGTTGTGATGGAAGTTGCGACGGTGTCTGCGACGATTACTGTGACGGGAATTGCAATGGCAATTGTGGAGTCAAGTGTTGCCGTTACAACAATGGCGCTTGCACCAAATATGTACGCGTACTGAAAAAATTCGAGTACAAGTGTAAGGTCTGCAAGTACGAATGGAACGCGGAGCTTCCCCAATGCGGTGCAGATGGTTGTTGTGGCAATGGTTGTGATGTGAGCGTGGAAAAACATCACGAGCATGAATCGGAA encodes:
- a CDS encoding carbonic anhydrase, coding for MQKLIAGMDKFQKEVFVTKQGLFTDLVRGQNPLALFITCSDSRIDPNLVTQTEPGELFILRNAGNLVPRYGLGDSGEAATIEYAVSVLGVKDIVICGHSHCGAMNGLLHQEQLQQLPAVRSWLKHAESTLEMMETNHAQITDPAARLSATVEENVLVQLENLRTHPSVAAAIEREELGLHGWVYEFETGQISSYQTEEGSFLPIKLS
- a CDS encoding SulP family inorganic anion transporter, coding for MTGDSKTSPETSQPTPTADTGMFSAPKQDLLASIVVFLVALPLCMGIAIASGVPVAAGLITGIVGGIVVGLLAGAPLQVSGPAAGLTVIVYELVKEHGYEVLGLAVLVGGLLQLIAGLLRYGRWFRAVSPAVIHGMLAGIGVLILASQFHVMVDDAPKGSGLQNLLSIPSAIKKGLPIPELGSVEERTVRRDLLQEFGSLHEQQVQLRERISERIPISPEEAGTSATTDHDSAPVSADIKQLEPLAATQQKLTDQLNKLIKQIESTNILNSVRNPEQLSKATRESLKQMQISTSELAAGSAEKIRTTQKQIQLSLENVLTQLKNHDWAAKIGMLTICLLILWKACIPEKFKLIPAPLVAVVIATALTVFLVLPVLYVEVPDNLWSEIHFPSLVVIQSVPFSVILQAGIVLAIVASAETLLCATAVDQMQTICRTKYDRELAAQGIGNMICGFLGALPMTGVIVRSSANVDAGGRTRLSAILHGVWLLVFVSLLAFVLRMIPTATLAAMLVYTGYKLINFKAIRDLRKCGWGEVGIYFATLGTIVCTDLLTGVLTGIALAAVKLLHTFSRLSTDLKTDPANEKSTLRLQGAATFIRLPFLASALDEVPEGYELHIDFEHLSYIDHACLDLLMNWEKQHTKKGGSLVIDWKSLNASFKRPGSQKQPTQKQS
- a CDS encoding porin translates to MDRYGCSRALLILLFSTFVSSHSISSELGFSGEFDDSPAETMTVSKTSFDHLLRRLDELEATVLEDKVAEEACQEVKIISKPTQKWFGRLHLDYWGFPNESPLANELETGDPNTQPGDFIGFRRLRFGVSGKVNETMRYKIEMEWAVPSEPTMKDAFFGWTELPFLQTVLLGNQKRPYGLDTLNSSRYNVFMERPFVVEAYNQDARRIGLQSYGVSENERWNWRYGTFLMDDLQGLGHQRTNNYQPEVAARLANTIWYDEVSGGRGYAHWAISGAACFPGGGDDGRFRTRPEARSKNRWLDTGNFNANSYQLCGLEGVGNFGSLSVVGEYMFSQAQRFNQADVNFGGGYVYVAYWLTGEYTPWDRRTGCIGRTKPLENFFLVRNCDGGCSCGWGAWQIAGRYSYGDYTDENVLGGIGESFTFGLNWWWNPNARMQFNYLNGQISDRLVAGDAGDYNIFGARFMVDF